The proteins below come from a single Cupriavidus pauculus genomic window:
- the chrA gene encoding chromate efflux transporter, which translates to MTTDRTHIQPEASSRDNDGAWAVFLVFLRLGLTSFGGPVAHLGYFRDMFVHRRRWLSEHAYSDIVALCQFLPGPASSQVGIVVGLSRAGYAGALAAWLGFTLPSAVALIVLALGLAEYGATVPAGLLHGLKIAAVAVVAQAVWGMGSTLCRGVPRITLMGLTAVVALLMPSPWTQIAAIVATGAIGAVWLRDARVADHEPLPVVIGHRTGAIFLSLFAILLVALPWLAHAGGPLAMFDAFYRAGALVFGGGHVVLPLLQAAVVPSGWVDNDMFLAGYGAAQAVPGPLFTFAAFLGASMRIAPTGWSGGLLCVVAIFLPSFLLVFGALPFWEGLRRSIGARGALAGVNAGVVGLLVAALYDPVWTSAVHAPSDVAFVLLAWMAVAIWRLPPWCVVLACGAAGWGLAWYA; encoded by the coding sequence ATGACGACCGACCGCACGCATATCCAGCCAGAAGCCAGTTCCCGCGACAACGACGGCGCGTGGGCCGTGTTCCTCGTCTTTCTGCGACTGGGCCTGACCTCGTTCGGCGGGCCCGTGGCGCACCTCGGCTATTTTCGCGACATGTTCGTGCATCGCCGCCGCTGGCTCAGCGAGCATGCCTACTCCGATATCGTCGCGCTGTGCCAGTTTCTCCCCGGGCCGGCCAGCAGCCAGGTCGGCATCGTGGTCGGCCTGTCGCGCGCCGGATATGCGGGCGCGCTGGCCGCATGGCTCGGCTTTACGCTGCCTTCCGCGGTCGCCCTTATCGTGCTCGCGCTCGGCCTTGCCGAATACGGTGCGACGGTACCCGCGGGCCTGCTGCACGGCCTCAAGATCGCGGCCGTCGCCGTTGTGGCGCAGGCGGTCTGGGGCATGGGCAGCACGCTGTGCCGCGGCGTGCCGCGCATCACGCTGATGGGACTGACGGCGGTGGTCGCCCTGCTGATGCCATCGCCATGGACGCAGATCGCGGCGATCGTGGCCACGGGGGCGATCGGCGCCGTCTGGCTGCGCGATGCGCGCGTGGCGGACCACGAGCCGCTGCCGGTGGTCATCGGGCACCGCACGGGTGCAATCTTTCTGTCGCTGTTCGCCATCCTGCTGGTCGCCCTGCCATGGCTCGCGCATGCCGGTGGCCCGCTTGCGATGTTCGATGCGTTCTATCGCGCGGGCGCGCTCGTCTTCGGCGGCGGTCACGTCGTGCTGCCGCTGCTGCAGGCCGCCGTCGTGCCATCGGGCTGGGTCGACAACGATATGTTTCTCGCCGGCTATGGGGCCGCGCAAGCCGTGCCGGGCCCACTCTTCACGTTTGCCGCGTTCCTCGGTGCCTCCATGCGCATCGCGCCCACTGGCTGGTCTGGTGGCCTGCTCTGCGTCGTGGCAATCTTTCTGCCATCGTTCCTGCTCGTGTTCGGCGCGTTGCCGTTCTGGGAAGGACTGCGCCGCAGCATCGGCGCGCGTGGCGCGCTGGCCGGCGTCAACGCGGGAGTGGTCGGGCTGCTCGTCGCCGCGCTGTACGACCCTGTGTGGACCAGCGCCGTGCACGCGCCGTCCGATGTCGCGTTCGTGCTGCTCGCATGGATGGCCGTGGCGATATGGCGATTGCCGCCGTGGTGCGTGGTGCTCGCGTGCGGGGCGGCCGGGTGGGGTCTGGCGTGGTACGCCTGA
- a CDS encoding DUF2459 domain-containing protein: MVRLTRRFHAVAAMALATGIAGCAGAPAAAPQGPVTTTIDVVERDWHTDICVRTDDAGPDITVFAAGYDGSRFLCFGFGDRRYVLSRERDTWTMLSALFPGDGAILLTVLRDTPAAAFGAGNVVRLGIDQAGLARLRAFLVGSVQTDGAGAPVHLGKGPYDGGLFLGATATYAGFYTCNTWTAEGLRTAGIPVSGPVLFASGVMTQVRALAETSAAASR; encoded by the coding sequence GTGGTACGCCTGACCAGACGGTTTCATGCCGTGGCGGCCATGGCGCTGGCCACCGGCATCGCGGGCTGCGCGGGCGCACCCGCCGCGGCACCGCAGGGTCCTGTGACGACGACGATCGATGTGGTGGAGCGCGACTGGCACACCGATATCTGCGTACGCACCGACGATGCCGGCCCCGATATCACGGTGTTCGCTGCCGGCTACGACGGCTCGCGTTTCCTGTGCTTCGGCTTCGGCGACCGTCGCTATGTCCTGTCGCGCGAGCGCGATACCTGGACCATGCTGTCCGCGCTGTTCCCAGGCGATGGCGCCATCCTGCTGACCGTATTGCGCGACACGCCGGCCGCGGCGTTCGGCGCCGGCAATGTCGTGCGGCTCGGCATCGATCAGGCCGGCCTCGCGCGCCTGCGCGCGTTTCTGGTGGGATCCGTGCAGACGGATGGCGCGGGTGCGCCCGTGCATCTCGGCAAGGGCCCCTACGATGGCGGCCTGTTCCTCGGCGCAACGGCCACGTACGCAGGCTTCTACACCTGCAACACGTGGACGGCGGAGGGGTTACGCACAGCGGGCATACCGGTCAGCGGACCGGTGTTGTTCGCCAGCGGGGTGATGACGC
- a CDS encoding response regulator, producing MRILIVEDDAMLGDGLQRGLKLLGHVVDWFSTAAAADHAVEVMEYDAIVLDLGLDEDDGGELLARWRTRRRTTPVIVLTARDAVESRISLLDAGADDYLVKPVAIDELAARLRAVTRRAAGQAEPVWRHGPLEFNAASRQASWQGQSVELTSREALLLELLLTHPNRVLTRDFLRDKLYAWDKSAESNTLEVHIHHLRRKLHPGIVRTLRGAGYSLGTLEAIGADA from the coding sequence ATGAGAATTCTTATCGTCGAAGACGACGCCATGCTGGGCGATGGACTGCAGCGCGGACTGAAGCTGCTCGGGCACGTGGTCGACTGGTTCTCCACGGCCGCCGCGGCCGATCACGCGGTGGAGGTCATGGAATACGACGCCATCGTGCTGGACCTCGGGCTCGACGAAGATGACGGCGGCGAGTTGCTCGCGCGCTGGCGCACGCGGCGGCGGACCACGCCGGTCATCGTGCTGACCGCGCGCGACGCGGTGGAAAGCCGCATCAGCCTGCTCGACGCGGGCGCCGACGATTACCTCGTCAAGCCCGTCGCCATCGACGAACTGGCCGCGCGGCTGCGGGCCGTGACGCGGCGCGCGGCCGGCCAGGCGGAGCCCGTCTGGCGGCACGGCCCGCTCGAGTTCAACGCGGCCTCGCGGCAGGCCAGCTGGCAGGGTCAGTCCGTGGAACTGACCAGCCGTGAAGCGTTGCTGCTCGAACTGCTGCTCACGCATCCGAACCGCGTGCTGACCCGCGACTTCCTGCGCGACAAGCTCTACGCGTGGGACAAGTCCGCGGAGAGCAATACGCTCGAGGTCCATATCCACCATCTTCGGCGCAAGCTGCATCCGGGCATCGTGCGCACGCTGCGCGGTGCCGGCTATTCGCTCGGCACGCTCGAGGCGATCGGGGCCGACGCATGA
- a CDS encoding ATP-binding protein, with protein sequence MTLQRRLILAVLFAAALAWTLTSAIIYVSAREEINELYDTDMVRMAQQMQAVLPIVDIARLPRPAPPSSEPEPGDEDLGDLGSAGLGELAIAAWRPGGEPLHIDPDGDRLPRAPHIKGFTEATIDGVQWRLYYLNDSAVGWRVCVGQVLAEREELIFAYLEAQVLPWILGLPLLTLLLVWAVRRALRPVYTLTTQLGTRAPDDPTPLEVASVPGELVPLVTAMNQLLSRVSALLDHERRLTADAAHELRTPLAALKAQWEVASRSQDDAERTRAGAMVEAGIDRLSRLVNQLLTLSRLEEHVAPRHPEAADWPEIANHALSDCLPLSASRDVDVELVWPAEPEVPLPVTGEPALLGTMLRNLLDNALRYSPPHTLVTVTFLPDRIEVADCGPGVPAEILPRLGDRFFREAGRREHGTGLGISIARRVAALHGLRIDLSNRLAVEGTGLIATIRRDGPGHNPAR encoded by the coding sequence ATGACGCTGCAGCGGCGGCTGATCCTTGCGGTCCTGTTTGCCGCGGCGCTCGCATGGACGCTGACGAGCGCGATCATCTACGTGAGCGCGCGCGAGGAGATCAACGAGCTCTACGACACCGACATGGTCCGCATGGCGCAGCAGATGCAGGCCGTGCTGCCCATCGTCGATATCGCCAGGCTGCCGCGGCCCGCGCCGCCGTCTTCCGAACCCGAGCCGGGCGACGAGGACCTCGGCGACCTCGGCAGCGCAGGGCTCGGCGAGCTTGCGATTGCCGCGTGGCGACCCGGTGGCGAGCCGCTGCATATCGATCCGGACGGGGACCGGCTGCCGCGCGCGCCCCATATCAAGGGGTTTACGGAGGCAACGATCGACGGCGTGCAATGGCGGCTTTACTACCTCAACGACAGCGCCGTCGGCTGGCGCGTATGCGTGGGCCAGGTGCTCGCGGAACGCGAGGAGCTGATCTTCGCGTATCTGGAGGCGCAGGTGCTGCCGTGGATCCTCGGGCTGCCGCTGCTGACATTGCTGCTGGTCTGGGCCGTGCGCCGCGCGCTGCGGCCCGTGTACACGCTGACCACGCAACTGGGCACGCGCGCGCCCGACGATCCCACGCCGCTCGAGGTTGCATCGGTACCCGGCGAACTGGTGCCGCTCGTCACCGCGATGAACCAGCTGCTGTCGCGCGTCTCGGCGTTGCTCGATCACGAGCGGCGCCTGACCGCCGATGCCGCCCACGAGCTGCGCACGCCGCTGGCCGCGCTCAAGGCGCAGTGGGAGGTCGCGAGCCGTTCGCAGGACGACGCGGAGCGCACGCGCGCGGGCGCGATGGTCGAAGCCGGCATCGATCGGCTGAGCCGGCTCGTGAACCAGTTGCTGACCCTGAGCCGGCTGGAGGAACATGTGGCGCCCCGCCATCCCGAGGCCGCCGACTGGCCCGAGATCGCCAACCATGCCTTGTCCGATTGCCTGCCGTTGTCCGCCAGCCGCGACGTGGACGTGGAACTCGTCTGGCCGGCCGAGCCCGAGGTGCCGCTGCCCGTGACCGGCGAGCCGGCGCTGCTCGGCACGATGCTGCGCAACCTGCTCGACAATGCGCTGCGCTACAGCCCGCCGCATACGCTCGTGACCGTCACCTTCCTCCCCGACCGCATCGAGGTGGCCGACTGCGGGCCCGGGGTGCCGGCGGAGATCCTGCCAAGGCTCGGCGACCGCTTCTTCCGCGAGGCCGGCCGGCGCGAGCATGGCACCGGGCTCGGCATCTCCATCGCGCGGCGCGTGGCGGCGCTGCACGGGCTGCGGATCGATCTTTCCAATCGACTGGCGGTTGAAGGCACAGGCCTCATCGCCACCATCCGCCGCGATGGTCCCGGTCACAATCCGGCCCGATAA